The following proteins are co-located in the Microbacterium sp. SORGH_AS_0888 genome:
- the argG gene encoding argininosuccinate synthase produces the protein MSKVLESLPVGERVGIAFSGGLDTSVAVAWMRDKGAVPCTYTGDLGQPDEDDIESIPGRALQYGAEVSRLVDCKTALVEEGFVALSCGAFHIRSGGRTYFNTTPLGRAVTGTLLVRAMKEDGVDIWGDGSTYKGNDIERFYRYGLLANPALRIYKPWLDADFVRELGGRQEMSEWLVAHGFPYRDSAEKAYSTDANIWGATHEAKTLEHLDVSLETVEPIMGVRFWDPAVEIETEDVTVTFDRGRPVALNGTEYTDPVELVFEANRIGGRHGLGMSDQIENRIIEAKSRGIYEAPGMALLFIAYERLVNAILNEDTLATYHEQGRRLGRLMYEGRWLEPQSLMLRESIQKWVGSTITGTVTLRLRRGEDYSILDTTAPVMSYGPEKLSMERVGDAAFGPTDRIGQLTMRNLDIADSRTRLEQYASMGLIGGPTGALVGTLRRGEAEEITEHASPFSAEREELAEATDAVNEASSFEFGAD, from the coding sequence ATGTCGAAGGTCCTCGAGTCCCTGCCCGTCGGCGAGCGCGTCGGCATCGCCTTCTCGGGAGGGCTCGACACATCCGTCGCCGTCGCGTGGATGCGCGACAAGGGCGCCGTGCCCTGTACCTACACGGGCGACCTGGGGCAGCCCGACGAGGACGACATCGAGTCGATCCCGGGGCGCGCGCTGCAGTACGGCGCGGAGGTGTCGCGGCTCGTGGACTGCAAGACGGCGCTCGTCGAGGAGGGCTTCGTCGCGCTGTCGTGCGGGGCGTTCCACATCCGCAGCGGCGGGCGCACCTACTTCAACACGACGCCGCTCGGCCGCGCCGTGACCGGCACGCTCCTCGTTCGCGCGATGAAGGAGGACGGCGTCGACATCTGGGGCGACGGCTCGACCTACAAGGGCAACGACATCGAGCGCTTCTACCGCTACGGGCTGCTCGCCAACCCGGCGCTGCGCATCTACAAGCCGTGGCTCGACGCCGACTTCGTGCGCGAGCTGGGTGGTCGCCAGGAGATGAGCGAGTGGCTCGTCGCCCACGGCTTCCCGTACCGCGACTCCGCGGAGAAGGCGTACTCGACCGACGCGAACATCTGGGGCGCGACGCACGAGGCGAAGACGCTCGAGCACCTCGACGTGTCACTCGAGACCGTCGAGCCGATCATGGGCGTGCGGTTCTGGGACCCGGCGGTCGAGATCGAGACCGAGGACGTCACGGTGACGTTCGACCGCGGACGCCCCGTGGCGCTGAACGGCACCGAGTACACCGACCCGGTCGAGCTCGTCTTCGAGGCGAACCGCATCGGCGGACGCCACGGGCTCGGCATGAGCGACCAGATCGAGAACCGCATCATCGAGGCGAAGTCTCGCGGCATCTACGAGGCTCCCGGGATGGCGCTGCTGTTCATCGCGTACGAGCGGCTCGTGAACGCGATCCTCAACGAGGACACGCTGGCGACGTACCACGAGCAGGGCCGTCGTCTCGGCCGGCTGATGTACGAGGGACGCTGGCTCGAGCCGCAGTCGCTCATGCTGCGCGAGTCGATCCAGAAGTGGGTGGGCTCCACGATCACGGGAACCGTGACGCTGCGTCTTCGCCGTGGCGAGGACTACAGCATCCTCGACACGACCGCGCCGGTCATGTCGTACGGTCCGGAGAAGCTGTCGATGGAGCGCGTGGGCGACGCCGCCTTCGGCCCGACCGACCGCATCGGGCAGCTCACCATGCGCAACCTCGACATCGCCGACTCGCGCACGCGGCTCGAGCAGTACGCGAGCATGGGCCTCATCGGCGGCCCCACCGGCGCGCTGGTCGGAACGCTCCGCCGCGGCGAGGCAGAGGAGATCACCGAGCACGCCTCGCCGTTCTCGGCCGAGCGCGAGGAGCTCGCCGAGGCGACGGATGCCGTCAACGAGGCGTCCTCGTTCGAGTTCGGCGCCGACTGA
- a CDS encoding zinc ABC transporter ATPase, producing the protein MGVEGQNEDWEGIIREMIADATESAPTEPGVYKMPCGECIVDFFLNAEGQERWLIAGDARSYTRETVAIARHGEHPWRRLYTLAEAAAEIATLAASREVSADRLIEELVETTEDREAERIARARLAMDSEPIEDVADRFGIDLKDL; encoded by the coding sequence ATGGGCGTTGAGGGTCAGAACGAGGACTGGGAAGGCATCATCCGCGAGATGATCGCCGATGCCACAGAGAGCGCGCCGACCGAACCCGGCGTGTACAAGATGCCGTGCGGCGAGTGCATCGTCGATTTCTTCCTCAACGCTGAAGGTCAGGAGCGGTGGCTCATCGCCGGCGACGCGCGCTCATACACTCGCGAGACGGTGGCGATCGCACGTCACGGCGAGCACCCGTGGCGACGGCTGTACACCCTTGCTGAGGCCGCCGCGGAGATCGCGACGCTGGCTGCGAGCCGGGAGGTCAGCGCTGACCGCTTGATCGAGGAGCTCGTCGAGACGACGGAGGATCGGGAAGCGGAGCGAATTGCACGAGCACGCCTGGCCATGGATTCCGAGCCGATCGAGGACGTCGCCGATCGCTTCGGTATCGACCTTAAGGACCTGTGA
- a CDS encoding site-specific integrase yields MSAERAERIDPKTRRPLPEGIRFRKDRGKYQVRVWAIGLNGEQRERSTFVETLAEAKKLRAETLTRRYPDGDMTLTQWHSRHWSVIEGSVRASTARAYERGWRLRVKPWLGHVKLEKLTAGVIEEAITGWEGSTSTRIDALSVLSRLLDGAVRAHLVPLNQARLARRPKSESATSLRSRALTAAEVPTLLAAIDDAHYRRYIAALVYTGMRANEATALRMEDVDLSHRTIHVRRAFSIGADGRGVELTPKSHKERDVPIPTPLVAPLTEAMAGKHRGELVFTGPRGGRINASNVRRAIDWKALRSKLHRDDLRLHDLRHTLATMLFDAGASANDVQAVLGHSSMQMTERYSRARSDVAKRAAAAIDSLFGSDPVQAKRSGH; encoded by the coding sequence GTGTCCGCTGAACGAGCCGAGCGGATCGACCCGAAGACGCGGCGCCCCCTGCCCGAGGGCATCCGTTTCCGTAAGGATCGCGGCAAGTATCAGGTGCGCGTCTGGGCTATCGGGCTGAACGGCGAGCAGCGCGAACGATCGACCTTCGTCGAGACGCTCGCCGAGGCGAAGAAGCTCCGCGCCGAAACCCTCACTCGCCGCTACCCCGACGGCGATATGACGCTCACACAATGGCATTCGCGGCACTGGTCGGTCATCGAGGGCAGTGTGCGTGCGTCAACGGCGCGTGCATACGAGCGCGGTTGGCGGCTACGGGTGAAACCATGGCTCGGCCACGTGAAGCTCGAGAAGCTCACGGCGGGCGTCATCGAAGAGGCGATCACCGGCTGGGAGGGAAGTACATCGACGCGGATCGATGCGCTCTCGGTGCTGAGTCGCCTGCTCGACGGCGCGGTACGCGCGCACCTCGTGCCGCTAAACCAAGCGCGGCTCGCGCGTCGTCCAAAGTCCGAGTCGGCGACGAGCCTGCGATCTCGCGCGCTCACGGCCGCGGAGGTGCCGACGCTGCTCGCGGCGATCGATGATGCGCACTATCGGCGCTACATCGCCGCTCTCGTCTACACCGGTATGCGCGCCAATGAGGCGACGGCACTGCGCATGGAAGACGTCGATCTTTCGCACCGGACGATCCACGTACGGCGCGCATTCAGCATCGGCGCGGACGGGCGCGGCGTTGAGCTGACTCCGAAGAGCCATAAAGAACGGGACGTGCCGATCCCTACGCCGCTCGTCGCACCGCTGACCGAGGCCATGGCCGGCAAGCACCGCGGCGAACTCGTGTTCACGGGTCCTCGCGGCGGACGAATCAACGCCTCGAACGTGCGCCGTGCGATCGACTGGAAGGCGCTTCGTTCGAAGCTGCACCGCGACGACCTCCGGCTGCACGATTTGCGCCACACGCTCGCGACGATGCTCTTCGACGCCGGCGCTTCAGCGAACGACGTGCAGGCGGTGCTCGGCCACTCGAGCATGCAAATGACTGAGCGGTACAGCCGCGCTCGGTCCGACGTCGCCAAGCGAGCCGCCGCCGCCATCGACTCGCTGTTCGGCTCAGACCCTGTTCAAGCCAAAAGGAGCGGACACTGA
- a CDS encoding AlpA family transcriptional regulator, with translation MTTHTLVDDPEIDIADNSEQNGYLTRREAAALCRVPLSTFDSLRRQNRFPFPDAHMGKHMLWRASTVAAFLQAGGTRGVR, from the coding sequence ATGACCACTCACACGCTCGTGGACGACCCCGAGATCGACATCGCCGATAACTCCGAGCAGAACGGTTACCTGACTCGCCGCGAGGCCGCCGCGCTCTGCCGCGTGCCGTTGTCGACGTTCGATTCGCTGCGTCGCCAGAACCGGTTCCCGTTCCCGGATGCGCACATGGGCAAGCACATGCTGTGGCGAGCGTCGACTGTCGCAGCGTTCCTCCAGGCAGGCGGTACTCGCGGTGTCCGCTGA
- a CDS encoding replication initiator, with protein sequence MRLDESVARRLRSEEYDRWMHNVASTGYCLNPVRLVGSSTTLHAASGEILSEYSSTSEPDGVTFTRCGNRRATRCESCSYEYKGDTWHMIMAGAAGGMKEVPKEVAGHPMVFLTLTAPSFGAVHTTAVDRRTGVCEHGKPRGCRCHHDDDDPQRGDAVCAECYDYVGHVVWQYHAPELWRRFTIRLRRELARSLGMTQRAAARVVRLQFAKVAEFQRRGVVHFHAIIRLDGIHPEFPFPAPPAAVTTDHLVTAIQSAVRKTSVAAAPLPGDARTRTLTWGKQFDVRPIVRREGLNGALSDRAVAAYIAKYATKATEDLEPTGAGRDHIKRIKSTVRELAAVVDPEGPYEQLHRWDGMLGFRGHFSTKSRRYSVTLGSLRGARRSWRLEHLLARTKPTEEISPDEVLVIGSWAYAGMGWLTVGDKALAREAADAARQWRHDRARDRNTPTTERSTT encoded by the coding sequence ATGCGTCTCGATGAGTCCGTCGCGCGGCGGCTCCGCAGCGAGGAGTACGACCGTTGGATGCACAATGTCGCCTCGACGGGCTACTGCCTCAACCCGGTGCGTCTCGTCGGGTCCTCGACGACGCTCCACGCGGCATCCGGCGAGATCCTCTCGGAGTACTCGTCGACGAGCGAACCGGACGGCGTCACCTTCACTCGGTGCGGCAATCGACGCGCCACACGCTGCGAGTCCTGCAGTTACGAGTACAAGGGCGACACCTGGCACATGATTATGGCCGGTGCTGCGGGTGGGATGAAGGAGGTGCCAAAGGAGGTCGCCGGGCACCCGATGGTCTTCCTCACGCTCACAGCCCCGTCGTTCGGAGCCGTTCACACGACCGCCGTCGACCGGCGCACCGGCGTCTGCGAGCACGGTAAGCCGAGAGGATGCCGTTGCCACCACGACGACGACGATCCGCAGCGGGGTGATGCGGTGTGCGCCGAGTGCTACGACTACGTCGGTCACGTCGTCTGGCAGTACCACGCGCCCGAGTTGTGGCGTCGGTTCACGATCCGGCTGCGTCGTGAGCTGGCTCGATCGCTCGGCATGACGCAGCGCGCAGCGGCCCGCGTCGTACGGCTGCAATTCGCGAAGGTCGCCGAGTTCCAGCGTCGGGGAGTCGTCCACTTCCACGCAATCATCCGGCTCGACGGCATCCATCCCGAGTTCCCTTTCCCGGCGCCGCCGGCAGCAGTGACGACCGATCACTTGGTGACAGCGATCCAGTCCGCCGTGAGGAAGACAAGCGTCGCTGCGGCTCCACTTCCTGGCGACGCAAGGACTCGCACGCTCACCTGGGGCAAGCAGTTCGACGTGCGGCCGATCGTGCGTCGCGAGGGTCTTAACGGTGCACTGTCCGACCGCGCTGTGGCCGCCTACATCGCGAAGTACGCCACCAAAGCGACCGAAGACCTCGAGCCGACGGGCGCCGGTCGTGATCACATCAAGCGCATCAAGTCGACCGTTCGCGAGCTGGCGGCTGTCGTCGATCCCGAAGGACCGTACGAACAGCTGCATCGCTGGGACGGGATGCTCGGCTTCCGAGGGCACTTCTCCACGAAGTCACGGCGCTACTCCGTGACACTCGGATCGCTCCGTGGTGCACGACGGAGCTGGCGCCTCGAGCACCTGCTCGCACGGACGAAGCCGACCGAGGAGATCAGCCCCGACGAGGTACTCGTCATCGGCTCATGGGCTTATGCCGGCATGGGCTGGCTCACCGTCGGAGACAAAGCACTCGCGAGAGAAGCCGCGGATGCCGCCCGCCAGTGGCGTCACGATCGCGCACGAGATCGCAACACCCCAACCACAGAAAGGAGCACGACATGA
- a CDS encoding FtsK/SpoIIIE domain-containing protein, with the protein MPRELRSWGDEVGILLRRWWWAAAIVVVISWLPPAPAVQVAFNVGCLALVFLLSLWLTVTALRMPRRPEDKWRRDVSRNILANWPGVAMRVRLGVPGYGTRGMVVPAISTPVWQGWTCAFGVALPQGLGREHLQAQADLLAQAFGARRATVHGEHIGAMALRLEFVDALEFAFSLDLPVAWDGKTVQMGRDATGGPWSLRLGPHTLVAGASGSGKASLVWGLLLGLAEPIHSGLVEVWGIDRKGGMELALGRSLLTRFAADAERSVILLEDAVAAMQQRAKDLAGKTRQHVATLDSPTIVVLIDELAALTAYETDRDLLRRANSALATLASQGRAVGFIVFACLQDPRKETLPARGLFTQTVGLRLRDRMETAMVLGDGAVAVGARCHEISPTTPGVAYVLPEDGRPPERVRAGLITDDMIRDVSSRYAAPRQVPVVIPEPPASDERQSRSPRAPRPPRRTSRKETAS; encoded by the coding sequence GTGCCGCGCGAACTGCGTAGCTGGGGCGACGAGGTCGGCATCCTCCTGCGTCGCTGGTGGTGGGCCGCGGCGATCGTCGTAGTCATCTCGTGGCTGCCGCCAGCGCCGGCCGTGCAGGTTGCGTTCAACGTCGGCTGCCTGGCACTTGTCTTTCTGCTCAGCCTTTGGCTGACGGTGACGGCGCTACGGATGCCGCGCCGTCCCGAGGACAAGTGGAGGCGCGATGTCTCACGCAACATCCTCGCGAACTGGCCCGGGGTAGCGATGCGCGTCCGCCTCGGTGTCCCCGGCTACGGCACGCGCGGCATGGTTGTCCCCGCAATCAGCACGCCTGTGTGGCAGGGGTGGACCTGCGCCTTCGGTGTTGCGCTCCCGCAAGGGCTCGGACGTGAGCACCTGCAGGCGCAGGCAGATCTGCTCGCGCAGGCCTTCGGCGCACGTCGCGCGACGGTCCACGGTGAGCACATCGGCGCGATGGCGTTGCGGCTCGAGTTCGTGGATGCGCTCGAGTTCGCGTTCTCCCTCGACCTGCCCGTGGCGTGGGACGGCAAGACGGTCCAGATGGGCAGAGACGCAACAGGCGGACCTTGGTCACTTCGCCTCGGTCCCCACACCCTCGTGGCCGGCGCGTCGGGCAGCGGCAAAGCCTCGCTGGTGTGGGGTCTGCTCCTTGGGCTCGCCGAACCCATCCACAGTGGCCTCGTCGAGGTCTGGGGCATCGATCGCAAGGGCGGCATGGAACTCGCTCTCGGGCGCTCGCTTCTCACGAGATTCGCCGCCGACGCTGAGCGCTCGGTGATTCTGCTCGAGGATGCCGTCGCCGCGATGCAGCAGCGAGCGAAGGATCTGGCGGGCAAGACCCGACAGCACGTCGCGACCCTCGACAGCCCGACGATCGTCGTGCTGATCGACGAGCTCGCGGCGCTCACCGCTTACGAGACCGATCGAGATCTGCTCCGCCGGGCCAACTCCGCTCTCGCGACTCTCGCCTCACAGGGCCGCGCTGTCGGGTTCATCGTGTTCGCCTGTCTCCAAGATCCGCGCAAGGAGACGTTGCCGGCACGCGGTCTCTTCACTCAGACGGTCGGGCTCCGACTGCGAGACCGCATGGAGACCGCGATGGTCCTCGGCGACGGAGCCGTGGCGGTAGGCGCACGCTGTCACGAGATCTCGCCGACCACTCCCGGCGTCGCCTATGTCCTGCCCGAAGACGGCCGTCCTCCCGAGCGTGTCCGCGCCGGACTAATCACCGACGACATGATCCGCGACGTCTCGTCACGGTATGCCGCACCGCGGCAGGTGCCTGTCGTCATCCCCGAACCACCCGCCTCCGACGAGCGTCAGTCGCGCTCACCCCGTGCGCCGCGACCCCCGCGACGCACCTCACGAAAGGAAACCGCATCATGA
- a CDS encoding GntR family transcriptional regulator — translation MSEFPVGELRGLKGALVPAYRQIANELRRVIEVHKLQPGTKLPSETELVAKFDVARMTAREALRVLKAEGVVRSEQGRGVFVDRELAPKRLQMGETTAPNEGEWRERIHRVLVAGRGEAEATDDGWARSALLLSSGSLVAISVQLEPAPGRRDETTVFVPGELADAHLRAAEALAAARQWIVSARVNRDDPAALLVTRIGLSGSERPVIASISSRSGSWPVTTTETI, via the coding sequence ATGAGTGAGTTTCCGGTTGGCGAGCTGCGCGGGCTCAAGGGTGCGCTCGTGCCTGCGTATCGGCAGATCGCGAACGAGCTTCGGCGCGTGATCGAAGTTCACAAGCTGCAGCCGGGCACCAAGCTGCCCTCGGAGACGGAACTGGTCGCGAAGTTCGACGTCGCGCGGATGACGGCGCGGGAGGCCCTTCGCGTATTGAAGGCCGAGGGTGTTGTTCGGTCGGAGCAAGGGCGAGGAGTGTTCGTTGATCGAGAACTCGCTCCTAAGCGACTTCAGATGGGTGAAACAACCGCGCCCAACGAGGGGGAGTGGCGCGAGCGGATCCACAGGGTTCTAGTCGCCGGTCGAGGTGAGGCCGAGGCGACGGACGATGGGTGGGCGCGGTCTGCCCTCCTGCTCTCTTCCGGGTCGCTGGTTGCGATCTCGGTGCAGCTCGAACCGGCGCCCGGGCGCAGGGACGAGACGACAGTCTTTGTTCCGGGTGAACTCGCCGACGCTCACCTTCGGGCCGCCGAAGCTCTAGCGGCCGCACGGCAGTGGATCGTATCCGCCCGAGTGAACCGAGATGACCCAGCCGCATTGCTCGTGACACGCATTGGATTGAGCGGGTCCGAGCGGCCGGTGATCGCGAGCATCAGTAGCCGTTCGGGCTCATGGCCAGTCACCACAACTGAGACCATCTAG
- a CDS encoding HNH endonuclease signature motif containing protein: MARSYLDSTVKQLFISCGHLCPFPGCTLALVDYGSNPPTILGEIAHIEASSNEGPRGNANLTAKARDAYDNLIVLCPTHHTLVDKDPSRFSTEDLRSWKADAERGVRERLAIAVVSVSFAEIGLICNAYADGTLGAASTPMVAMDPSKKMDHNNLTDRVRPHLTTGLAQASMVADFLRRQGQLVPAFPARLRSGFLTEYDRLRSDGATPDDVFLGLITFGTTSAAAPQDSLERRFLLQVAAAAVLAHLFEVCDIFESPPT; encoded by the coding sequence ATGGCACGGTCATATCTGGACAGCACAGTGAAGCAGCTGTTCATTTCATGCGGACATCTGTGCCCGTTCCCCGGATGCACCCTCGCCCTAGTCGACTACGGCAGCAATCCCCCCACAATCTTGGGAGAGATCGCACACATCGAGGCGTCGTCGAATGAGGGTCCCCGAGGGAACGCAAACCTCACGGCGAAGGCCCGAGATGCGTACGACAACCTCATCGTGCTCTGCCCGACGCATCACACACTCGTCGATAAGGATCCGAGCCGCTTTTCTACCGAAGACCTCCGAAGCTGGAAGGCCGATGCCGAGCGAGGAGTACGAGAGCGCCTCGCTATCGCAGTCGTTTCAGTCTCATTCGCGGAGATTGGACTCATCTGTAACGCATACGCGGATGGCACGCTCGGAGCCGCCTCCACACCCATGGTCGCAATGGACCCGAGCAAGAAGATGGACCACAACAACCTGACGGATCGAGTGCGCCCGCACCTGACCACGGGCCTCGCCCAGGCCAGCATGGTCGCGGACTTTCTTCGACGGCAGGGTCAGCTTGTGCCTGCGTTTCCTGCGCGACTGCGCAGCGGGTTTCTTACCGAGTACGACCGACTTCGGTCCGACGGAGCGACGCCCGACGACGTATTCCTCGGCCTCATCACGTTCGGGACGACCTCGGCCGCAGCCCCTCAAGATTCGCTGGAGCGACGATTTCTGCTGCAAGTCGCTGCGGCCGCCGTTCTCGCCCACCTTTTCGAAGTCTGTGACATATTCGAGAGCCCGCCCACATGA
- a CDS encoding ABC-three component system middle component 6, whose translation MILPDKYTPAADSLLGQGAQMLADRPADESTVSETWVRFSARYPDAPFDRFLEAMSLLFMLGAVRFELGTLRWSTHEA comes from the coding sequence ATGATCTTGCCCGACAAGTACACCCCAGCAGCAGACTCGCTTCTCGGCCAAGGGGCGCAGATGCTCGCAGACCGACCAGCCGACGAATCGACGGTTAGCGAAACGTGGGTGCGATTCAGCGCCCGGTACCCCGACGCCCCTTTTGATCGCTTCCTCGAGGCGATGAGCCTGCTCTTCATGCTCGGCGCGGTGCGTTTCGAGCTGGGAACACTTCGATGGAGCACGCATGAGGCTTGA
- a CDS encoding DUF2326 domain-containing protein, whose product MRLEALSANFDGFHDVHFNDAASFIVAERERESTKTDSRNGLGKSTTISVIDFCLGGQLSRQLQPTVGRGWRFSLALETRNGARLVVTRSPDNASEIEVTGNRTRAGLQDPNVPDDQPLRLGTTTWNRWLQSQSFPARGVAAETPTWRSLIRHFVRFKTDTFIDPFRTVKNPGAEQLQKENAYLLGLDWSIPAEWASLRADVARLDALDVEDISLDDKIASVESRLAKAKSRAVALERELGEFSIVPEYKTVEREANRTATSIKKLTNDIISGEQLIALYESKLDVEATTGQSRIAELYSEAGVVLADSIVRSLEEAQAFYVQVSTNRANYLHDEISRLSDDLEAKRATRADLDARQSEVMQILNSGGALEDFAELQKRLAATQTEVSTYQLELEELGRISARRVKLKSDEATLAARTRRDLSERFERRSDILNRFAEILELLYGDDAELQISIGQRRTGLQLKMKLPKGGSDGVDKMAIFAYNIAISESFAKQSIGPGFLIHDSLLFADVDERQVAQALEIAVASAESFGYQYIAALNSDKIPWADLEAEETVRDNTVLILSDATPAGSLFGVRITNETSATVEALLDDELAEE is encoded by the coding sequence ATGAGGCTTGAGGCGCTCTCTGCCAACTTCGACGGTTTCCACGACGTCCACTTCAACGACGCTGCCAGCTTCATCGTCGCGGAGCGGGAAAGGGAGTCAACGAAGACCGATTCCCGCAATGGACTCGGGAAATCGACGACGATATCGGTAATTGACTTCTGTCTTGGCGGACAGCTCTCGCGGCAGCTGCAGCCCACCGTAGGCAGGGGGTGGCGATTCTCGCTCGCACTAGAAACCCGAAACGGTGCTCGACTGGTAGTCACGCGATCGCCCGACAACGCCTCGGAGATCGAGGTCACGGGGAACCGAACCCGCGCGGGTCTGCAGGACCCCAACGTCCCCGACGATCAGCCTCTTCGACTCGGAACCACAACTTGGAACCGGTGGCTACAATCACAGAGCTTTCCTGCAAGAGGCGTGGCGGCGGAGACGCCGACTTGGCGTAGCCTCATCCGCCACTTTGTCCGCTTCAAGACAGACACATTCATAGACCCCTTCCGGACTGTCAAGAATCCTGGTGCCGAACAACTTCAGAAGGAGAACGCTTACCTCCTGGGGCTCGACTGGAGCATCCCGGCGGAGTGGGCCTCACTGCGAGCAGACGTTGCGAGACTCGACGCGTTGGATGTCGAGGACATCAGTCTCGACGACAAAATTGCGTCTGTAGAGTCTCGTCTCGCGAAGGCCAAGTCCCGCGCCGTCGCGCTCGAGCGAGAGCTCGGCGAGTTCTCCATCGTCCCGGAGTACAAGACCGTCGAACGTGAAGCGAATCGCACCGCAACCAGTATCAAGAAGCTAACTAACGACATCATCTCAGGCGAGCAGCTGATCGCGCTTTACGAGAGCAAGCTGGATGTCGAAGCGACCACTGGCCAAAGCCGTATCGCCGAACTTTACAGTGAAGCAGGCGTGGTCCTCGCGGACTCTATTGTCCGATCGCTGGAAGAAGCACAGGCCTTCTACGTTCAGGTCTCGACCAATCGAGCAAACTACCTTCACGATGAGATCTCTCGGCTCAGTGACGATCTCGAGGCAAAGCGCGCCACCCGCGCCGACCTGGACGCTCGGCAAAGCGAGGTCATGCAGATTCTCAACTCCGGCGGCGCTCTCGAGGATTTCGCGGAGCTACAAAAGCGACTTGCAGCAACTCAAACCGAGGTCTCGACGTACCAGCTGGAGTTAGAGGAGCTGGGACGCATAAGCGCGCGGCGGGTGAAGCTCAAGTCGGACGAGGCCACCCTTGCTGCCCGAACGCGTCGCGATCTCTCCGAGCGTTTCGAGCGACGATCAGACATTCTCAATCGTTTCGCCGAAATACTCGAGCTACTCTACGGCGACGATGCCGAACTCCAGATTTCCATCGGCCAGCGGCGGACCGGTCTTCAGCTCAAGATGAAGCTGCCGAAGGGCGGATCTGACGGAGTCGACAAGATGGCGATCTTCGCATACAACATCGCCATCTCTGAGTCGTTCGCGAAGCAGAGCATCGGACCCGGCTTCCTCATTCACGACAGTTTGCTGTTCGCGGACGTCGATGAGAGACAAGTAGCGCAGGCATTGGAGATTGCGGTGGCATCCGCCGAGTCTTTCGGCTACCAGTACATCGCGGCATTGAATAGCGACAAGATCCCTTGGGCGGACCTCGAGGCCGAAGAAACGGTGCGCGACAACACGGTGCTCATACTTAGTGACGCCACACCCGCTGGCAGCTTGTTCGGCGTTCGGATCACGAACGAGACCTCTGCGACTGTCGAAGCTCTCCTCGATGACGAGCTGGCGGAAGAGTAG
- the arr gene encoding NAD(+)--rifampin ADP-ribosyltransferase — MSAADETGPFFHGTTAEVGVGELFSAGFRSNYRPDVVMNHIYFTALRDGAGLAAELAAELSGDGRKPHVYEVMPTGPFEDDPNVTDKKFPGNPTRSYRSREPLRVVREVTDWTRLSPEALQLWRDRLTSRSPEERGEILN, encoded by the coding sequence ATGAGCGCCGCAGACGAGACGGGACCGTTCTTTCATGGCACGACCGCCGAGGTGGGCGTCGGCGAGCTGTTCAGCGCGGGCTTCCGCTCGAACTATCGCCCCGACGTCGTGATGAACCACATCTACTTCACCGCGCTCCGCGACGGCGCGGGCCTCGCGGCCGAGCTGGCGGCCGAGCTCTCCGGCGATGGCCGCAAGCCGCACGTGTACGAGGTGATGCCCACCGGCCCGTTCGAGGACGACCCCAACGTCACCGACAAGAAGTTCCCCGGCAACCCGACCCGCTCGTACCGCAGCAGGGAGCCGCTCCGCGTGGTCCGCGAGGTCACCGACTGGACGCGGCTCAGCCCCGAAGCGCTGCAGCTGTGGCGCGACCGGCTCACCTCCCGGTCGCCCGAGGAGCGCGGCGAGATCCTCAACTGA